The region ACTTTATAGAATGATTTCTTTCTTCCTGGGCATGTCGGTAAAGGAAATTGGCAATTCCCTGATAGCCTTTATCATCCGCCCAGATTCCGTAGGATAAGAAAGTGTGGGATGCATGAATTTCTTTGTTCATTTGTGCGCTTAATGCTTTTTCCAGCGTGGGTGAAAGTCTGTTGGTATTCATAACTCATATTTTTTGTGATGGTAAGTTATGATGCAAAAATGATTCCGATCCCTTCTTCTCCTTATATAACACACAGTCATACAAACTCACAAAATACTGAAAAACAATAATTTAATTCAATAATTTATAGTTATTCTAAAATATAAAAACCGTTCCATAGACGGAACGGTTTTCTTTTTTAATAAATGAACAGCCAATTACTTTATTTTCTTAGCCAAATAATCACTTTCATTTCCTAAACGGTCAATTGCTTTAACAGCAACGGCATTCAGTGTTTTTCCTTCCTTATATTTAGGAATTTCTCTGGAAAGCTGATCCATAGTCAGGATTTCGGTTTCCCAGACTCCGTTATACTGGGTGAAAAGCACCCACTGGAAAACGTCTTTGATGTTCTTCACACTCCAGCTGGCCTGTACAGAAGTTCCGTTATCGGTCATAAACAAGGTGGGAGCCTGCAACGGAACCGCATTCAGCCACGGACTTCTCGGAATCAAAGCTTTTTCTTTATAGGGCCCGTTTTTCAGGGTTGGAAGCATACCGGCATTTTTTGTCAGCCCGGCAATGCTCCAGTGGATTTCCCCGGCATCATTTTTTAAAATCTGTCGTGAAATCTCGATCTGGTTTTTAATTTCTGTCGGTCTGTCAGAAGATCTCACCTCAACGGTATTCAGTCCCGGCCAGAGATGGCGCTTCATGGTGTTCTCAGATTCCCACCAGTTTAATAAAGCAGCAAATCCCTGACCTTTAGAATCGATCGTCCAGTACAGCTGGGGAGAAAAATAATCGACCCAGCCTTTATTGAGCCATAATTTGGCATCAGCATACAGCTCGTCATACTGTGAAGAGCCTGTAATCCCTTCCGGATAGCCTGGCTTCCAGATTCCGAACGGACTGATCCCAAATCTTACATAGCTTTTTTCTGAGTGGATTTCTTTATAGATCCTTTCCACAAATTTATTGACATTATCCCTTCTCCAGTCGGCTCTTGATAATGTTCCGCCACTGCTTACATAGGCGTTCCAGGTTTTATAATCCGGAAAATCAGCGCCTTTGTTGTAGGTGGCATACGGATAGAAATAGTCATCAAAATGGACGGCATCAATATCATACCGCTGCACAATATCTTTTACCACATTGGAAACGTGGCCCTGGGTTTTAGGATCGGCAGGATCAAACCAATACATCCCGTTCTTTAGCCTGACCACAATATCCGAAAGCTTATTCACCATGGATAAACCGTTGGGCGAACCTCCATTCGCGTGATGGGCACGGTAAGGATTGAGCCAGACATGAAGCTCCAGCCCTCTTTTGTGAGCTTCTTCAATCCAGAACTGTAAAGGATCGTAGTTCGGATAGGGAGCTTTTCCTGTTTCTCCCGTTAAAAAATACGACCAAGGCTCGATATTACTCGTATATAAAGCATCTGCCGAAGGTCTTACCTGGAAGATAACGGCATTAAAGTTATTGTCCTTCAGCATATCCAGCATACTGATGGCTTCGGCCTTCTGCTGATCTACGGTCAGATTCGTTTTAGAAGGCCAGTTAATATTGGCTACACTGGCAATCCACGCTCCCCTGAATTCTCTTTTAATTTCCGGAAGATTAGCTTTAAAGACTTCTTCTGCCGGTACTTTT is a window of Candidatus Chryseobacterium colombiense DNA encoding:
- a CDS encoding family 10 glycosylhydrolase, encoding MRGNQLKLIVLLGVFASCSSSKTLADTTKPIKNKNTAQTAAKDSAIAGKTVKVPAEEVFKANLPEIKREFRGAWIASVANINWPSKTNLTVDQQKAEAISMLDMLKDNNFNAVIFQVRPSADALYTSNIEPWSYFLTGETGKAPYPNYDPLQFWIEEAHKRGLELHVWLNPYRAHHANGGSPNGLSMVNKLSDIVVRLKNGMYWFDPADPKTQGHVSNVVKDIVQRYDIDAVHFDDYFYPYATYNKGADFPDYKTWNAYVSSGGTLSRADWRRDNVNKFVERIYKEIHSEKSYVRFGISPFGIWKPGYPEGITGSSQYDELYADAKLWLNKGWVDYFSPQLYWTIDSKGQGFAALLNWWESENTMKRHLWPGLNTVEVRSSDRPTEIKNQIEISRQILKNDAGEIHWSIAGLTKNAGMLPTLKNGPYKEKALIPRSPWLNAVPLQAPTLFMTDNGTSVQASWSVKNIKDVFQWVLFTQYNGVWETEILTMDQLSREIPKYKEGKTLNAVAVKAIDRLGNESDYLAKKIK